A single genomic interval of Pirellulaceae bacterium harbors:
- a CDS encoding LamG domain-containing protein, with protein sequence MNERNLLSAVLVTVICSLLSQFAIGGNQVLELVGDPDSFFEVPDSDSLDVDLEVFTLEAWVKAEVLDRENLVVNKEDSYEFAVVNGMYDTAVRPQDQAWKWHYSGFEVPIDEWTHLAMTWDGEIINMFMDGEWVAESFLEGDGVNDSPDTLKVGRRTRGDETNSSFEGLVDEVRLSNIVRYEAEESFPLPTTAYSSDEHTVALYHFDTVENGVIKDASSFGNDGVLQGDAQLIPDSFLSAGIIGDFNKNEILDAPDIDLLSAAIRTGGDASFDLDGSGTVDSGDRDFWVKTLKLTYIGDSDLNGEFNSGDFVVVFTAGEYEDGIAGNSTWATGDWNGDADLDRSDFVVAFTDGGYEVGPRVEAAAVPEPTSACLILVGTCVALSFRRHR encoded by the coding sequence ATGAACGAACGTAATCTACTGTCTGCTGTTCTTGTCACTGTGATTTGTAGCCTCTTGAGTCAATTCGCCATTGGCGGCAATCAGGTGCTTGAGCTAGTTGGTGACCCTGATAGTTTCTTTGAAGTCCCCGATTCGGACAGCTTGGATGTAGACCTCGAGGTTTTCACGCTGGAGGCGTGGGTCAAAGCAGAGGTCTTGGACCGAGAAAACTTGGTCGTCAACAAAGAAGATTCTTACGAGTTCGCAGTTGTGAATGGTATGTATGATACGGCCGTCAGACCGCAAGACCAGGCTTGGAAATGGCACTATAGCGGGTTTGAAGTCCCAATCGATGAATGGACGCATTTGGCAATGACGTGGGATGGTGAAATCATCAACATGTTCATGGATGGTGAATGGGTAGCCGAAAGTTTTCTGGAAGGAGACGGAGTTAACGACTCGCCGGACACTCTAAAAGTTGGACGCCGAACACGTGGCGATGAGACAAACAGCAGTTTTGAAGGACTTGTCGATGAAGTCCGACTCTCGAATATTGTCCGATATGAGGCGGAGGAATCGTTCCCGCTGCCCACGACCGCATATTCGTCCGACGAACATACGGTTGCACTTTATCATTTTGACACGGTCGAAAATGGAGTCATCAAAGACGCCTCGAGTTTCGGCAACGACGGCGTGCTGCAGGGAGATGCTCAGCTAATCCCTGATTCGTTTTTGAGTGCCGGCATCATCGGAGATTTCAATAAAAACGAAATCCTGGATGCGCCGGACATCGACTTGCTATCGGCTGCAATTCGCACCGGCGGTGATGCTTCGTTCGATTTAGACGGAAGTGGAACGGTTGACTCAGGTGACCGGGATTTTTGGGTCAAGACACTCAAGCTGACCTACATCGGCGATTCCGACCTGAACGGCGAGTTCAACAGTGGTGACTTTGTTGTCGTTTTCACAGCGGGCGAGTATGAAGACGGCATTGCGGGTAACTCAACCTGGGCAACCGGGGACTGGAATGGCGATGCCGACTTAGACAGGTCAGATTTCGTCGTTGCTTTCACAGACGGTGGATATGAGGTAGGCCCTCGCGTCGAAGCCGCCGCAGTTCCCGAACCAACCTCTGCTTGTCTGATCCTGGTCGGAACTTGCGTCGCCTTAAGCTTCCGCCGCCATCGTTGA
- a CDS encoding DUF1080 domain-containing protein, producing MKYLILLIALAILTPDVDVVAEEFGPLFNGKSLNGWMSTPGGDWKVKNGVIIGTSEKSESRHGILLSDRKYKDFVVKGKFRVMKGDSGFYFRAEPVQSSVSVHGFQVEIDTSQETGGLYETGGRGWVKQPSVDVIKQRKYEPGQWTDLELSAVGKDVIVKINGVVSAKLENDKGRREGHFGLQLHGGQDMHVEFRDLVLAEINGESSRER from the coding sequence ATGAAATATCTGATTCTTTTAATTGCCCTCGCTATTCTGACGCCCGATGTAGATGTGGTAGCCGAAGAGTTTGGGCCTTTGTTCAACGGTAAATCGCTGAACGGTTGGATGTCGACTCCCGGCGGTGATTGGAAGGTCAAGAACGGAGTGATTATTGGTACGAGTGAGAAATCCGAGAGTCGCCACGGAATCTTGCTCTCCGATCGGAAGTACAAGGATTTCGTGGTAAAGGGCAAGTTTCGTGTGATGAAGGGGGACAGTGGTTTCTATTTTCGCGCCGAACCAGTTCAGAGTAGTGTCAGCGTCCATGGTTTTCAGGTTGAAATTGACACGTCTCAAGAAACGGGTGGCTTATATGAAACCGGCGGTCGTGGGTGGGTGAAACAACCGTCGGTCGATGTGATCAAGCAACGCAAGTATGAGCCAGGCCAGTGGACCGATCTCGAATTGAGCGCTGTTGGGAAAGATGTCATTGTCAAAATCAACGGGGTAGTGTCTGCCAAGCTTGAGAATGACAAGGGGCGCCGTGAGGGCCATTTTGGCCTGCAACTGCATGGAGGGCAGGATATGCACGTTGAGTTTCGAGATCTTGTTCTGGCCGAGATTAACGGAGAGTCAAGTCGTGAGAGGTAA
- a CDS encoding c-type cytochrome produces the protein MNQYSKILIVILFTCPLLNPTTSVNGDEWESVSVPSEQDFTGYAWYRTWFKPHGTFFSKHERDLYGESVILNIRSLAGAHEVFINGKQIGTGGEFPPDYQDGLQGNHRHKIPSGSLVPDQWNELSIRVYSPNGKGGFLSEAPFVMNYFWECVLKGKWDFQRENKSARLGGSLETKPTTTGFDQFHESNRVLGEANKLFHGEKLLPADSHAKMKAADDLLVELMLAEPLVAQPTYFSFDSRGRLWVAQYRQYPYPAGLQMISRDRYYRSHYDKTPPPPPHHDRGRDVISIHEDTTGDGKYDHHKIFQDGLNMANAAIRGRGGVWVMHTPYLLFYPDEDFDDVPDGPPVVHLSGFGMEDTHSVANGLVWGMDGWLYGAQGSTTSCHVTRPKIDPPNSPGVYFQGCMVWRYHPESQRFEIFSEGGGNNFGLEIDSGGRLFTGNNGGQTRGWHYMQGGLHLMQGTSPNKFGPVRNPFAFGDLPMMASEQPIPRFTHFATFVEATALPAKYQRTFFSVEPLHNFVIASQRQPRGATFKTNDLDKVLTSDDFAFRPVYIGNAPDGSVLVADFYEHYIAHGQHYQSQIDPTTGRIFRLRGKQEKTERDLNLHAKSTDQLIDLLRHPNRWHRHTAVRLLGERKDPSSAIKLQQLVVSGEHQESLNALWALYQGFGLDQKTALDALGHESPLVRYWTVRFICDDVGFANKRNQVGLIDSLGANPSKAARVPENLYPTILALAANEKNAEVRSQLAGSARRLPPDQAISLVSALLKHREDIDDPYLPLLCWWVIEANLDRERDAVMALFENPRFRREPMVIRHILARIMRSLALKGKNQDLQHCARLLKITTEKNQMDELLKGFEQAYVGRRMVGLPSNLANSLVNSGQSSLELRVRLGDVQAIREAIGLLQKETLPSVDRIAITRTLGEVKPDESLQPLLDLSLTASDSALQRAALTAVSAFSAPEIGERLLGNHSRFPDEVLPAFFDLMLCRNVWTRQLTESIAAGKIDPSVIPRDVADRLRTHPDAPIATAAKQHLGKSEQSQALDFQQRIQQVRDILANGTGNPYAGEATFKKQCATCHRLFHKGGNIGPDLTPYQRGNLDTLLTSVITPNIEIREGFEYVTIETSEGRLLSGFVTDQDTQIVTLRGKAGEDIRIQRKEVDAITPVGRSLMPTGLLDEMTNQELRDFFAYLRISQPISH, from the coding sequence ATGAACCAATATTCGAAGATCTTGATTGTGATCCTGTTCACTTGCCCGTTGTTGAACCCCACAACCAGTGTAAACGGCGATGAATGGGAATCGGTATCAGTCCCGAGTGAACAGGATTTTACAGGATATGCCTGGTATCGAACCTGGTTCAAGCCACACGGCACCTTCTTCAGTAAGCACGAACGAGATCTGTACGGCGAGTCGGTGATCCTTAACATCCGTAGTCTGGCAGGCGCTCACGAGGTTTTCATCAATGGCAAGCAAATCGGCACCGGCGGTGAATTCCCGCCTGACTATCAGGATGGCCTCCAAGGAAATCATCGACACAAAATCCCTTCCGGCAGTCTTGTCCCTGATCAATGGAACGAATTGTCGATACGGGTGTATTCCCCCAACGGCAAGGGGGGCTTCCTCAGCGAAGCACCCTTCGTCATGAATTATTTCTGGGAATGTGTTCTCAAGGGTAAATGGGATTTTCAACGAGAAAACAAATCGGCACGCTTAGGTGGATCCTTGGAAACGAAGCCAACAACGACCGGCTTCGACCAGTTTCACGAATCGAATCGCGTGCTCGGCGAAGCGAACAAGCTGTTTCATGGCGAGAAACTTCTTCCCGCAGACTCTCACGCAAAAATGAAGGCTGCCGATGATCTGCTTGTCGAACTGATGCTAGCCGAACCCTTAGTCGCTCAGCCCACCTATTTCAGTTTCGATTCTCGCGGGCGTTTGTGGGTCGCTCAATACCGACAATATCCGTATCCGGCCGGTTTGCAAATGATCAGCCGCGATCGTTATTACCGATCCCACTATGACAAGACACCTCCGCCCCCACCCCATCACGATCGCGGACGCGATGTTATTTCTATCCATGAAGACACAACCGGTGACGGCAAGTACGACCACCACAAGATTTTCCAGGACGGTCTTAACATGGCCAACGCTGCAATTCGCGGCCGCGGTGGCGTCTGGGTAATGCACACGCCTTACCTGTTGTTTTATCCCGACGAAGACTTTGACGATGTGCCTGACGGACCTCCTGTTGTCCATTTAAGCGGCTTCGGCATGGAAGACACGCATTCGGTTGCCAATGGACTGGTATGGGGAATGGATGGATGGCTCTATGGTGCCCAAGGAAGCACGACCTCGTGTCATGTAACACGACCGAAAATCGATCCACCCAATTCACCGGGCGTCTACTTCCAGGGTTGCATGGTGTGGCGTTATCACCCCGAAAGCCAACGATTTGAGATTTTCTCTGAGGGCGGTGGTAACAACTTTGGTTTGGAAATTGATTCGGGCGGCCGTCTGTTCACAGGAAATAATGGCGGACAGACTCGCGGTTGGCATTACATGCAGGGCGGCTTACATCTCATGCAAGGCACGTCACCCAACAAGTTTGGTCCTGTTCGAAATCCATTCGCATTTGGTGACCTGCCCATGATGGCAAGCGAGCAGCCGATTCCGCGTTTCACGCATTTCGCCACATTCGTGGAAGCAACAGCGCTACCAGCGAAATATCAGCGCACCTTTTTTAGTGTGGAACCGCTGCACAACTTTGTGATTGCGAGCCAGCGCCAGCCACGAGGCGCCACGTTCAAAACCAATGATTTGGACAAAGTACTGACGTCTGACGATTTCGCTTTTCGACCTGTTTATATTGGCAATGCGCCAGATGGATCGGTCCTGGTTGCCGACTTTTACGAACACTACATTGCGCACGGGCAGCACTATCAAAGCCAAATCGACCCCACCACAGGGCGCATCTTCCGCTTGCGCGGCAAACAGGAAAAAACCGAGCGAGATCTCAATCTCCATGCCAAGTCAACCGACCAACTGATCGATCTGCTTCGTCATCCAAACCGCTGGCACCGTCACACGGCAGTGCGACTATTGGGCGAACGCAAAGATCCAAGTTCAGCAATCAAGTTGCAACAATTGGTGGTCAGCGGAGAACACCAGGAATCCCTGAATGCACTGTGGGCCTTGTATCAAGGCTTTGGCTTGGATCAGAAAACCGCGTTGGATGCTCTGGGACACGAATCTCCACTTGTCCGCTACTGGACGGTTCGCTTCATCTGTGATGATGTGGGCTTTGCCAACAAACGCAATCAAGTTGGACTGATCGATAGCCTCGGTGCAAATCCATCGAAAGCAGCCCGCGTTCCCGAAAATCTTTACCCAACCATTCTCGCCCTTGCAGCGAACGAAAAAAATGCGGAGGTTCGTTCTCAACTCGCAGGCTCTGCACGTCGCCTACCACCGGACCAGGCGATTTCTTTGGTAAGTGCGCTGTTAAAACATCGCGAAGACATCGATGATCCCTATCTGCCGCTGCTCTGTTGGTGGGTCATCGAAGCTAATCTCGATCGTGAACGCGATGCAGTCATGGCGTTGTTTGAGAACCCTCGTTTTCGTCGTGAACCGATGGTGATTCGACACATTCTGGCACGAATAATGCGGAGCTTGGCGCTCAAGGGGAAAAACCAAGACCTCCAACATTGCGCAAGATTATTAAAAATCACTACCGAAAAAAACCAAATGGACGAGCTATTGAAAGGCTTTGAGCAGGCTTACGTTGGGCGGCGAATGGTCGGACTGCCGAGCAATCTCGCCAACTCCCTGGTCAATAGCGGGCAATCATCGCTGGAACTACGCGTACGTCTGGGAGACGTGCAAGCGATCCGCGAAGCGATCGGACTGCTCCAAAAAGAAACGCTCCCTTCCGTGGATCGGATCGCGATCACACGCACCTTAGGCGAAGTCAAACCGGACGAAAGCCTACAGCCGCTGCTTGATCTTTCCCTAACCGCCAGCGACTCGGCACTTCAACGAGCAGCGTTAACAGCCGTCTCCGCTTTTTCCGCTCCCGAAATTGGTGAACGTCTACTCGGTAATCACTCGCGATTTCCAGACGAAGTCCTCCCTGCTTTCTTCGACTTGATGCTCTGCCGAAATGTCTGGACGCGGCAACTCACGGAGAGCATTGCAGCTGGCAAGATCGATCCGTCTGTGATCCCTCGTGATGTGGCTGATCGACTCCGTACACATCCCGACGCCCCGATCGCCACCGCAGCAAAACAGCATTTGGGGAAAAGCGAGCAAAGCCAGGCATTGGATTTTCAACAACGCATCCAACAAGTTCGCGACATCCTCGCCAACGGAACAGGAAATCCCTATGCAGGTGAGGCAACTTTCAAGAAACAATGTGCCACCTGTCATCGATTGTTTCACAAGGGTGGTAACATTGGCCCTGACCTCACACCTTACCAGCGTGGCAATCTTGACACGCTACTGACGAGTGTGATCACTCCCAATATTGAAATCCGCGAAGGTTTCGAATACGTCACGATAGAGACTAGCGAGGGCCGTTTACTCTCAGGCTTTGTAACGGATCAAGACACACAAATTGTCACCCTGCGAGGAAAGGCTGGTGAAGATATCCGTATCCAACGTAAGGAGGTGGATGCAATCACACCCGTTGGACGGAGCCTCATGCCAACCGGATTACTCGATGAAATGACGAATCAAGAATTGCGAGACTTCTTTGCTTACCTACGAATTTCACAGCCGATCAGTCACTAA
- a CDS encoding Gfo/Idh/MocA family oxidoreductase, with translation MRFKLIHDVLLAACFLSLSFEIGWADQPSLPIKAGIIGMDAHALAWTKIINDPEATGELADMTVVAGFPGGSPDIPQSMELLRAQVEPVKKLGVELVNSINELLPKVDVVMILSIDGRKHLAEVRPVFEAGKSVFVDKPIANSLTDAIKIFQLAQQHNVPCFSSSALRFSSRTANLRQDPQLGELIGCDQYAPCPLEPHHPDLFWYGIHGVEPLFTIMGSGCVSVSRIQTQGTDMAVGVWKDGRIGNFRGIRDGQRGYGSTVFGTKGIVSGGGFDGYEPLIVEIIRFFKTGKPPVSAEQTLEIFAFMEAADESKRLGGTPVTLSSVMQKAQQAANHE, from the coding sequence ATGCGATTCAAGTTAATCCACGACGTCCTGCTGGCGGCATGCTTCCTTTCACTGTCTTTCGAAATCGGCTGGGCCGATCAGCCATCCCTGCCAATCAAAGCCGGCATCATCGGCATGGACGCGCATGCCTTAGCATGGACAAAAATCATCAATGACCCAGAGGCAACGGGAGAACTTGCCGACATGACCGTGGTGGCCGGATTCCCCGGCGGCAGCCCTGATATTCCGCAGAGCATGGAACTGCTTCGGGCGCAAGTCGAGCCAGTCAAAAAGTTGGGCGTCGAACTTGTCAACTCGATCAACGAACTCTTACCAAAGGTCGATGTGGTGATGATCTTGAGCATCGATGGACGAAAGCACTTGGCCGAAGTCCGCCCAGTGTTTGAGGCGGGTAAGTCGGTCTTTGTCGACAAACCAATCGCGAACTCACTTACGGATGCCATCAAAATCTTCCAACTGGCTCAGCAACACAACGTGCCCTGCTTTTCCAGTTCAGCACTGCGATTTTCCTCGCGAACGGCTAACCTTCGGCAAGATCCACAACTGGGCGAACTGATAGGGTGCGATCAATATGCCCCCTGTCCATTAGAACCACACCATCCTGATTTGTTCTGGTATGGCATTCACGGAGTCGAACCCCTTTTTACAATCATGGGGAGCGGCTGTGTTTCTGTTTCTCGCATCCAAACGCAGGGTACCGACATGGCAGTCGGCGTCTGGAAGGACGGTCGCATTGGAAACTTCCGTGGTATTCGAGACGGACAGCGAGGTTATGGATCCACGGTCTTTGGTACGAAAGGAATCGTCTCCGGTGGTGGCTTTGACGGTTATGAACCGCTGATCGTAGAAATCATTCGATTTTTCAAAACAGGAAAACCGCCCGTCTCTGCAGAACAAACGTTGGAGATCTTTGCCTTTATGGAAGCGGCCGACGAAAGCAAACGACTAGGCGGAACTCCTGTCACGCTGAGCAGCGTCATGCAAAAGGCTCAGCAAGCAGCAAATCACGAATGA
- a CDS encoding heme-binding protein encodes MQHFFLAEPRSNRRASRFLTWFLLAMGIAYQDLHADNDLPGGGQATAVESITLPAGFHAQLLRSARQGEGSWISMTFDDRGRVIIGRDKRGIVRLTLNDERQAIAEFEVLENTLQHCRGVLHAHDSLYVCATNSRGFYRLRDTNGDDQYDKIQKLKSMDYQSRYGHGTNQVVLGPDEMIYVVNGNDVAFPKGVATNSPYRNPQDDHLLPESRDAVDEVRVGHILRTDPEGRDWEVIAGGFRNQVDLAFNQDGEMFTYDADMEWDVGLPWYRPTRLNHVVSGGEYGWRWGTGKWPAYFADSLPSTLNTGLGSPTGIEFGTHSHFPSRYRASLFMGDWQNGRILEVKMSPSGATYSCQYQVFLEGGALNICDLTFGPDGAMYFITGGRGSQSGLYRISYQGPEEPTISPSEEDRRHIQAASQSRQIRHQLETFHSRQDIRAINAAWPHLNSKDRWLRFAARLAIERQTLAWWRERALQETRPNASIAAKIALARRGRPEDQTDLLIALEQLSLEQLDREQLLDALRLYELVFIRQGSPSAKNSDRALRQLDSLFPHPSSHVNRELCRLLIYLQAPKVVPRTVNLLHKSISQEDAIFYSQLLARINEGWTAETRETFFNALIKAQQYQGGKLLTDARNAIREDAISTLTKAEQEVFAPYLNQLKEAEKTVPDIQSAPFVKQWSWQELEAKLSQIQHDRSWEQGGNAFAKASCIQCHRLGEQGTFTGPDLTHVGRRFDERALLESILLPSKVMDDKYRLSNYLLTDGKIVTGRPVGVSSTVITLQVNPLDTRTIEVLREQIEETSPSRVSPMPSGLVNVLTLDEILDLIVYLKSGGDPMAAIYQSNANDQDDRR; translated from the coding sequence ATGCAACACTTTTTCTTGGCAGAACCACGCTCAAATCGCCGAGCATCGCGATTTCTCACATGGTTTTTGTTAGCAATGGGAATCGCCTACCAGGATCTCCATGCGGATAACGATCTGCCTGGCGGTGGGCAGGCCACCGCCGTGGAATCAATTACCCTACCAGCAGGATTTCACGCTCAGTTGTTGCGTTCAGCGCGCCAGGGCGAAGGTTCGTGGATCAGCATGACCTTTGATGATCGTGGCCGCGTGATTATCGGTCGCGACAAACGAGGAATCGTCCGACTGACACTCAATGACGAGCGGCAGGCAATCGCTGAATTTGAGGTATTAGAAAATACTCTTCAACATTGTCGGGGAGTACTTCACGCACACGACAGCCTCTATGTTTGTGCAACCAACAGCCGAGGCTTCTATCGTTTACGAGACACCAATGGCGATGACCAGTATGACAAGATCCAAAAACTCAAATCAATGGACTACCAAAGCCGTTACGGCCATGGGACCAATCAAGTCGTGCTCGGCCCGGACGAAATGATTTACGTGGTGAACGGTAACGACGTGGCTTTCCCGAAAGGCGTGGCCACAAATTCGCCCTACCGCAACCCTCAAGATGACCACTTGCTACCTGAATCTCGAGACGCGGTCGACGAAGTCCGAGTGGGACACATTTTGCGCACCGATCCCGAAGGTCGTGACTGGGAAGTGATCGCCGGTGGTTTTCGCAATCAGGTCGATCTGGCCTTCAACCAGGACGGTGAGATGTTCACCTACGATGCCGACATGGAATGGGACGTCGGCCTGCCTTGGTATCGCCCAACTCGACTTAATCACGTTGTCTCTGGCGGAGAATACGGTTGGCGTTGGGGAACGGGAAAATGGCCGGCCTACTTTGCCGATAGTCTACCGTCAACGCTCAACACAGGATTGGGTTCGCCAACCGGCATAGAGTTTGGCACTCACTCTCATTTTCCCTCCCGTTATCGTGCATCATTATTTATGGGAGACTGGCAAAATGGCCGCATTCTTGAGGTGAAAATGTCACCCAGCGGCGCGACATATAGCTGCCAATACCAGGTTTTCCTCGAAGGCGGCGCGTTGAACATTTGTGATCTCACGTTCGGCCCAGACGGTGCAATGTATTTCATAACCGGCGGCCGTGGTTCGCAATCGGGTCTCTATCGCATCTCGTATCAGGGTCCAGAGGAACCAACAATTTCACCCAGTGAAGAAGATCGCAGACATATCCAAGCTGCATCTCAATCCCGACAAATTCGGCACCAATTGGAAACATTTCATTCCCGCCAGGACATCCGCGCAATCAACGCTGCTTGGCCACACTTAAATAGCAAAGACCGTTGGCTGCGTTTTGCCGCCAGGCTAGCTATTGAACGTCAGACCCTTGCTTGGTGGCGAGAAAGAGCATTGCAGGAAACACGCCCCAATGCTTCGATTGCTGCCAAAATAGCCTTGGCCCGACGGGGGCGCCCCGAGGACCAAACCGATCTGTTAATCGCCTTAGAACAACTGTCGCTTGAACAGCTGGATCGTGAGCAACTTCTCGATGCCTTGCGCTTGTACGAATTAGTTTTCATCCGCCAAGGCTCGCCTTCCGCGAAAAATTCTGATCGTGCGCTGCGACAACTCGACTCACTTTTCCCTCACCCAAGTAGCCACGTCAATCGCGAACTCTGCCGCCTGCTGATCTACCTGCAAGCACCTAAGGTTGTACCACGGACCGTCAATTTACTTCACAAATCGATTAGCCAAGAAGATGCCATTTTTTACTCACAGCTATTGGCGCGCATAAATGAAGGCTGGACGGCGGAGACACGGGAGACATTTTTTAACGCACTCATCAAAGCTCAACAGTATCAGGGCGGCAAACTACTTACGGATGCCCGGAATGCAATTCGGGAAGATGCGATTTCCACACTGACGAAAGCCGAGCAAGAAGTTTTCGCGCCCTACCTAAACCAATTGAAAGAAGCAGAAAAAACCGTCCCGGATATCCAATCAGCGCCTTTCGTGAAACAGTGGAGCTGGCAAGAACTAGAAGCCAAATTATCCCAAATTCAACACGATCGTTCGTGGGAACAGGGCGGAAACGCTTTCGCCAAGGCATCGTGCATTCAATGCCACCGACTCGGCGAACAAGGCACATTTACGGGACCGGACCTCACTCATGTCGGTCGCCGATTTGACGAGCGAGCGCTGTTGGAATCGATCCTACTACCCTCCAAGGTAATGGACGACAAATATCGGCTGTCGAATTACCTACTGACGGATGGAAAAATCGTCACTGGAAGACCCGTTGGTGTGAGTTCGACAGTGATCACGCTGCAAGTAAATCCGCTCGACACTCGCACAATTGAAGTCCTACGCGAGCAAATCGAAGAAACGTCACCATCCAGGGTTTCGCCCATGCCGTCAGGCTTGGTCAATGTACTGACGCTGGATGAAATCCTCGATCTGATTGTGTATCTCAAGTCAGGTGGCGATCCGATGGCAGCAATCTATCAATCGAATGCAAACGATCAAGACGATCGGAGATGA
- a CDS encoding spherulation-specific family 4 protein has protein sequence MAACVLMLLSGLGLETVCSGDELSQLIIPAYGNPCCGSGQDLWAAMTDIARPGILDVILNPNSGPGNGNIGFNYINREGSEGPLIDLFAAGATLYGYVHTRWGSRDLSFVLSEIDRYLTPDFYRTDQALVGGIFLDEVSNDLANLNYYQAIKTHLISKNEQLRITGNPGTSALFDSSNGAAGFHPNDFVESFDKLVTYESFGHLYHQTFTTPAWVTRYPAERFAHIVHSADRSTMMQITQLADERNIGAVYITDDLLPNPYDRLPNYWSDLLTAVIPPVKIDELSEAIRNESTNHNYDLNQDRVVDAKDRTHWITHVAKSVYGDSNLDGIFNSADLIFVFQTGQYEDTIPLNAQWATGDWNGDGDFSSADFIVAFQAGTYQTSVRSVPEPHHALVVDWLIFAFAALRSGKLRLSLKAEKATSAIHRRFLLDAN, from the coding sequence ATGGCAGCCTGTGTGCTTATGTTGTTGAGCGGCCTGGGACTTGAGACAGTCTGCAGCGGCGACGAACTTTCGCAATTGATCATTCCGGCCTACGGCAACCCGTGTTGTGGATCCGGACAGGACCTTTGGGCCGCCATGACCGACATTGCCCGGCCGGGAATTCTGGATGTAATCCTCAACCCCAACAGTGGACCGGGGAACGGCAACATTGGATTTAACTACATCAATCGCGAGGGCTCGGAAGGCCCCCTAATCGACCTTTTCGCAGCCGGCGCCACCCTCTACGGTTATGTCCACACCCGTTGGGGAAGCCGAGATTTATCGTTCGTCCTGAGTGAAATCGATCGCTATCTGACCCCAGACTTTTACCGCACCGATCAAGCACTCGTCGGTGGGATTTTCCTGGATGAAGTCTCCAACGACCTGGCGAACCTGAACTACTACCAGGCGATCAAAACACATCTCATCTCGAAAAACGAGCAGCTTCGAATCACGGGAAATCCGGGAACATCAGCCTTGTTTGACAGCAGCAACGGCGCGGCTGGATTTCATCCCAATGATTTTGTGGAGTCGTTCGATAAACTGGTGACCTACGAAAGCTTCGGCCACCTCTACCATCAGACCTTCACAACACCTGCATGGGTAACTCGATATCCAGCTGAACGATTTGCCCATATCGTACACTCCGCGGATCGATCAACCATGATGCAAATCACACAACTTGCGGATGAGCGAAACATCGGGGCAGTCTACATCACTGACGACCTGTTACCCAACCCCTACGACCGCCTGCCAAACTACTGGTCAGATCTGTTAACTGCCGTGATTCCTCCAGTGAAAATTGACGAATTAAGTGAAGCGATTCGTAACGAATCGACGAATCACAATTACGACTTGAACCAGGACAGAGTGGTTGACGCAAAGGATCGCACTCATTGGATTACCCATGTCGCGAAGAGCGTCTATGGCGATTCGAATCTCGACGGCATTTTCAATTCAGCTGACTTAATCTTCGTTTTTCAAACCGGACAATACGAAGATACAATTCCGCTAAATGCTCAATGGGCAACGGGCGATTGGAACGGAGATGGCGACTTTTCATCGGCCGACTTCATCGTTGCATTTCAAGCGGGCACGTATCAGACCAGCGTTAGGAGTGTCCCGGAACCACATCATGCCCTCGTAGTCGACTGGTTGATTTTTGCTTTCGCCGCTCTTCGATCTGGTAAACTGCGTCTATCGCTCAAAGCAGAGAAGGCAACCTCTGCAATCCATCGACGCTTCCTTTTAGATGCCAATTAG